Proteins found in one Gemmatimonas sp. genomic segment:
- the ppsR gene encoding transcriptional regulator PpsR, producing the protein MASSVTPFDASDAAFGEIDAKTAASLLAVAGDIALVMDSAGVIRDVALAGADTQFDAASEWIGRPWTDTVTPDTRAKIDTLLKEAQLSGISKRRQVNHLLVDGADAPVSYTALRLGRDGSLVAVGRDMRHVSALQQRLVEAQQAMERDYWRLRHVETRYRLLFQIASDAILVIDASTLKVLDANTAAGQVFGDSPDRLIGRAFPFGTDTAGARMLEELTVTARSAGRAGDVLISMATGGRSYHASASCFRQESATLLLVRLSTADVAPTVSAAANSPLRVIDLIERSPDGFVVTDLDGYVLTANRAFLDIAGLASEEQVRGTLFATYIGRPGADFPVFTSMLKKNGVVRLMATSARGTHGNQSEVEVSAVWAPEGEEPCVGFTVRDIGRRLAATPQGARDLTRAVEELTTLVGRVSLRDLVRDTVDLVERHFIEAALELTNDNRTSAAEVLGVSRQSLYVKLRRHRLVAPGGGEDPPVS; encoded by the coding sequence ATGGCCAGTTCAGTGACGCCCTTCGACGCGAGTGACGCCGCGTTTGGCGAGATAGACGCCAAGACCGCGGCTTCGCTTCTCGCCGTAGCGGGGGACATCGCCCTCGTGATGGACAGCGCGGGCGTCATTCGTGACGTCGCGCTGGCCGGTGCCGATACCCAGTTCGACGCCGCCTCCGAGTGGATTGGGCGGCCGTGGACCGACACCGTCACCCCCGACACCCGGGCCAAGATCGACACGCTCCTCAAGGAGGCCCAATTGTCCGGGATCTCCAAGCGGCGTCAGGTCAACCACCTGCTGGTCGATGGGGCCGACGCGCCGGTTTCCTATACCGCGCTCCGGCTTGGCCGGGACGGTAGCTTGGTGGCCGTCGGCCGCGACATGCGGCACGTCTCGGCCTTGCAGCAGCGATTGGTTGAAGCGCAACAGGCCATGGAGCGCGACTACTGGCGGCTCCGCCACGTGGAAACGCGCTATCGGTTGCTGTTCCAGATCGCCAGCGACGCCATTCTCGTCATCGACGCCAGCACCCTCAAGGTGCTCGATGCCAACACGGCGGCGGGACAGGTCTTCGGGGATTCCCCCGACCGCCTGATCGGTCGCGCTTTCCCGTTCGGGACGGACACCGCCGGGGCGCGCATGCTCGAAGAGCTCACCGTCACCGCACGGAGCGCAGGACGGGCTGGCGACGTGCTGATTTCGATGGCCACCGGCGGCAGATCGTATCACGCGTCGGCGTCCTGCTTCCGGCAAGAGTCGGCCACGTTACTGCTGGTGCGCCTGTCGACCGCTGATGTCGCACCGACCGTCAGCGCAGCGGCCAACTCGCCCCTGCGGGTCATCGACCTCATCGAACGCTCGCCCGATGGGTTCGTGGTCACGGACCTCGACGGATACGTCCTCACGGCCAATCGCGCCTTCCTTGACATTGCCGGACTGGCCAGCGAGGAGCAGGTGCGCGGGACGCTGTTCGCCACCTACATAGGACGCCCTGGCGCGGACTTCCCGGTCTTCACGAGCATGCTCAAGAAGAACGGCGTGGTCCGCCTCATGGCGACCTCGGCACGTGGCACCCACGGCAACCAGAGCGAGGTCGAGGTGTCGGCCGTTTGGGCACCCGAGGGAGAGGAGCCCTGCGTCGGCTTCACCGTACGCGACATCGGCCGGCGCCTGGCCGCCACCCCGCAGGGGGCGCGGGACCTCACCCGCGCCGTCGAAGAGCTCACCACGTTGGTTGGGCGAGTCTCGCTTCGGGATCTGGTGCGGGACACGGTGGATCTGGTGGAACGCCATTTTATCGAGGCCGCACTCGAGCTCACGAATGACAACCGGACCTCGGCCGCCGAGGTGCTGGGGGTGAGCCGACAGAGCCTCTACGTGAAGCTCCGACGTCACCGACTGGTGGCGCCCGGCGGCGGCGAAGACCCCCCGGTAAGCTGA
- the hemE gene encoding uroporphyrinogen decarboxylase, producing the protein MSSTPAPSSPANDLLLRALRREAVERPPVWMMRQAGRYLPQYRAVRAKSDFLTMCRTPELAVEVTLQPLDLVGVDAAIIFSDILVIPEAMGMHLTLDEGIGPQFPSPLRSLKDLDQLHAVDPQEHLKYVLDALTLARREIDGKVPLIGFAGSPWTLAAYMVEGKGTKQFAVAKRMLYENPEMAHALLGKIADAVGEYLVAQVGAGAQVVQLFESWAGALGPEEFRTFALPYLARCAQKAREAGVPVIVFAPGAGWALAEIAAATNADAIGVDWHTSPHDARRQLDPFRVAMQGNLDPCALYGPPADIRRRTHAMIRAFGPIGHIANLGHGILPDVSPDHARAFIEAVKEWKWTEEEIAAAQHQTAAWTSELAGAR; encoded by the coding sequence GTGAGTTCTACGCCCGCCCCGTCGTCGCCTGCGAATGATCTGCTCCTGCGTGCGCTCCGGCGTGAAGCCGTCGAGCGCCCGCCGGTGTGGATGATGCGCCAGGCGGGACGGTATCTGCCGCAGTACCGTGCTGTGCGCGCGAAGTCAGACTTCCTGACGATGTGCCGCACGCCCGAGCTGGCCGTCGAAGTAACGCTGCAGCCGCTCGATCTGGTCGGGGTGGACGCCGCCATCATCTTCAGTGACATCCTGGTGATTCCGGAAGCGATGGGGATGCACCTCACGCTCGATGAAGGGATCGGCCCGCAGTTCCCCTCCCCGCTTCGCTCGCTGAAGGATCTCGACCAGCTGCACGCCGTCGATCCGCAGGAGCATCTCAAGTACGTGCTCGACGCGCTCACGCTGGCCCGCCGCGAAATCGATGGCAAAGTGCCGCTCATTGGATTCGCCGGCTCGCCGTGGACGCTCGCCGCCTACATGGTGGAAGGCAAAGGCACGAAGCAGTTTGCGGTCGCCAAGCGCATGCTGTACGAAAATCCCGAGATGGCCCATGCGTTGCTCGGCAAGATTGCCGACGCCGTGGGTGAGTATCTCGTGGCACAGGTCGGTGCCGGCGCGCAGGTGGTGCAGCTGTTCGAGTCGTGGGCCGGTGCCCTCGGGCCCGAAGAGTTCCGCACGTTCGCCCTGCCGTATCTCGCACGGTGTGCGCAGAAAGCCCGTGAAGCCGGCGTGCCGGTGATCGTGTTCGCGCCGGGGGCCGGCTGGGCCCTCGCGGAAATCGCGGCGGCGACCAATGCCGATGCGATCGGTGTCGACTGGCACACATCGCCGCACGATGCGCGTCGTCAGCTCGATCCGTTCCGCGTGGCGATGCAAGGCAACCTCGATCCCTGCGCGCTGTATGGCCCACCCGCCGACATTCGTCGCCGCACGCATGCCATGATCCGGGCGTTCGGTCCGATCGGCCATATCGCGAATCTCGGACATGGGATTCTGCCGGATGTCTCCCCGGATCACGCGCGCGCCTTCATCGAAGCCGTGAAGGAGTGGAAATGGACGGAGGAAGAGATCGCCGCGGCGCAGCATCAGACGGCAGCATGGACGAGCGAGCTGGCGGGGGCGCGGTGA
- the hemF gene encoding oxygen-dependent coproporphyrinogen oxidase, which translates to MDERAGGGAVSAAVFPTEAPSPAPSVATRRAEATRWIAGLHDELTSFFGRLDRGGTFAEDRWERPGGGGGVARVMTDGVTFEKAGINRSAVMGELPELAARRLGGNGAAAGATHFFATGVSLVVHPRSPKVPTVHLNVRYFELTDEHGHLTDSWFGGGTDLTPFYPHYDDGVTFHRALRDMAERHHARFYPDYKQWCDEYFVNVHRENEARGIGGIFFDHLRPDDLAHGLAHEHVQAFVSDVARVLRHAYEPIVERRRDEAFNEAEREFQLVRRGRYVEFNLVHDRGTIFGLQTNARVESVLMSLPPLAMWQYAPRYTPDSFEARLVRMLEPRDWVTDATGE; encoded by the coding sequence ATGGACGAGCGAGCTGGCGGGGGCGCGGTGAGCGCCGCCGTGTTCCCGACGGAGGCGCCGAGCCCGGCCCCGTCGGTGGCCACGCGCCGTGCGGAAGCCACTCGCTGGATCGCCGGCCTGCATGATGAACTGACGTCGTTCTTCGGCCGTCTCGATCGCGGTGGCACGTTCGCCGAAGACCGCTGGGAACGTCCGGGCGGTGGCGGTGGTGTGGCGCGCGTGATGACCGATGGCGTGACCTTCGAGAAGGCAGGCATCAATCGCTCGGCCGTGATGGGCGAATTGCCGGAACTCGCCGCCCGGCGGCTGGGTGGCAACGGTGCGGCAGCCGGTGCGACGCACTTCTTTGCGACGGGCGTCAGCCTGGTGGTGCACCCGCGCAGCCCGAAGGTGCCGACGGTGCATCTCAACGTGCGCTATTTCGAGCTCACCGACGAGCACGGCCATCTCACCGACAGCTGGTTCGGCGGCGGCACCGATCTGACACCGTTCTACCCGCATTACGATGACGGCGTGACGTTCCACCGCGCCCTGCGCGATATGGCCGAGCGGCATCACGCGCGGTTCTATCCGGACTACAAGCAGTGGTGCGACGAGTACTTCGTGAACGTGCATCGCGAAAACGAGGCACGCGGCATCGGCGGCATCTTCTTCGACCATCTGCGCCCCGACGACCTCGCGCACGGTCTCGCTCACGAGCACGTGCAGGCGTTCGTGAGCGACGTGGCCCGCGTGTTGCGACATGCGTATGAGCCGATCGTCGAACGTCGACGGGATGAAGCGTTCAACGAGGCGGAGCGGGAGTTCCAGCTCGTGCGTCGTGGTCGGTATGTGGAGTTCAATCTCGTGCATGACCGCGGGACGATCTTCGGCCTGCAGACCAACGCGCGGGTCGAGAGCGTTCTCATGAGCTTACCGCCACTGGCGATGTGGCAGTACGCCCCGCGTTACACCCCTGATT
- a CDS encoding BCD family MFS transporter, giving the protein MSWWQLSRLGLVQAAIGAVVVLLTTTINRVIVVELSLPATVPGLLVALHFGVQLILRPRLGHGSDRSGRRTPWILGGLAVCALGGVGVAASIPVMATNVALGIALASIASVVLGAGVSAAGTPLLALMSERAHPTQRAGAAAITWILMIGGIIITAAISGTLLDPFSYTRLIQIAGGIGAVGFLVAAVATYGVERGARPVASVSASDEASRGSFSAGLRTVWNERAARLFASFVFVAMFAYSAQDLILEPFAGIAFGMTPGESTRLSGMHHGGVLIGMIVTALLATRRGQLRHWAAAGCLASAVTYVALAASPVLGDVRMFTAIVMLLGLANGVFAIGAIGSMMALTGDKTDGRAGLRLGVFGAAQALAYATGTMAGAVGVDTATVVLDSPLRGYLAVFSVEAVLFAASAFLALRSASSERANDVFRERAALLPAVLQ; this is encoded by the coding sequence GTGAGCTGGTGGCAGCTCTCGCGACTCGGGCTGGTACAGGCCGCGATCGGGGCCGTCGTGGTGCTGTTGACCACCACCATCAATCGGGTGATAGTCGTCGAGCTGTCGTTGCCGGCCACCGTGCCGGGTTTGCTCGTAGCGCTGCATTTCGGCGTGCAATTGATCTTGCGTCCGCGGTTGGGACACGGCAGCGATCGCAGTGGTCGCCGTACACCGTGGATTCTGGGCGGCCTCGCGGTCTGTGCGTTGGGCGGTGTTGGTGTGGCGGCCAGTATTCCCGTGATGGCGACCAACGTGGCGCTCGGCATCGCGCTGGCGTCGATCGCTAGCGTTGTACTGGGCGCGGGCGTGAGTGCGGCGGGCACGCCGCTCCTCGCGCTCATGAGTGAGCGTGCGCATCCAACCCAACGCGCCGGGGCGGCCGCGATTACGTGGATCCTGATGATTGGCGGCATCATCATCACGGCAGCGATCTCGGGCACGTTACTGGATCCCTTCTCGTATACCCGACTGATCCAGATCGCCGGTGGTATCGGCGCGGTCGGATTTCTGGTCGCGGCGGTCGCTACGTACGGCGTTGAGCGTGGCGCGCGTCCCGTCGCGTCCGTCTCGGCGAGCGATGAGGCATCGCGCGGGTCATTTTCGGCGGGACTGCGCACCGTGTGGAACGAGCGGGCCGCCCGACTGTTTGCCAGCTTCGTCTTCGTTGCGATGTTCGCGTACAGCGCACAGGATCTCATCCTCGAGCCATTTGCTGGGATCGCCTTCGGCATGACACCTGGTGAGAGCACCCGACTCTCCGGTATGCACCATGGTGGCGTCCTGATCGGCATGATCGTGACGGCCCTACTGGCCACCCGTCGTGGCCAGCTTCGGCATTGGGCGGCGGCGGGCTGCCTGGCGTCGGCCGTCACCTACGTCGCGTTGGCGGCCTCGCCGGTGCTGGGCGATGTGCGGATGTTCACGGCCATCGTGATGCTGCTTGGGTTGGCGAACGGGGTGTTCGCAATTGGGGCGATCGGCTCCATGATGGCCCTGACGGGTGACAAGACGGATGGGCGTGCGGGGCTACGTCTGGGCGTGTTCGGCGCCGCGCAGGCGCTGGCCTACGCGACGGGGACGATGGCGGGCGCGGTCGGCGTGGACACGGCGACCGTGGTGCTCGACTCCCCGCTGCGCGGGTATCTGGCCGTCTTCAGCGTCGAGGCCGTGCTGTTCGCCGCGTCCGCGTTTCTCGCGCTGCGCAGTGCATCGAGCGAGCGAGCCAACGACGTGTTCCGCGAGCGCGCAGCGCTGTTACCAGCGGTGCTGCAGTGA
- a CDS encoding cobalamin B12-binding domain-containing protein, with product MFGASLQPAAPGHRSVSPRLGTSHDVMESPTAPRRSERLERTIENELVPRLLASHRAGPVPPALSMAMARELSERDVDGFVAAVRSLDDSRAVQFLRDILAEGATVEAVYLDLLAPSARRLGQMWDNDECDFVEVTVSLGRMQRMLRDLSQVFLADATRSEPVGSVLLTCIPGEQHTLGIIMVGEFLLRDGWRVLVGAPWSESDLLTMVGTEWFDVIGFSVGSESRLPLLKRDIRRLKSASRNPHLQCMVGGQVFSDDPTLADQVGANAIAGDAREAPQIARRLLDAAQRAASDAPLREALGDHGQFSDALRRE from the coding sequence ATGTTCGGCGCTTCCCTCCAGCCCGCCGCGCCCGGCCACCGATCGGTGTCGCCTCGCCTGGGCACCAGCCACGACGTGATGGAATCGCCTACGGCCCCCCGTCGATCCGAGCGCCTCGAGCGTACGATAGAAAACGAGCTCGTGCCGCGTCTGCTGGCGAGTCATCGCGCCGGGCCGGTACCGCCGGCGCTCTCCATGGCGATGGCCCGCGAGTTGTCCGAGCGCGATGTGGACGGTTTCGTCGCCGCGGTGCGCAGCTTGGATGACTCCAGGGCCGTCCAGTTTCTTCGCGATATTCTGGCTGAAGGCGCCACCGTTGAGGCGGTCTATCTCGACTTGTTGGCCCCGTCGGCGCGGCGGCTGGGACAGATGTGGGATAACGACGAGTGCGATTTCGTCGAGGTGACCGTCTCGCTGGGCCGCATGCAGCGGATGTTGCGCGACCTTTCCCAGGTGTTTCTGGCCGATGCGACGCGCAGCGAGCCGGTGGGGAGTGTGCTGCTCACCTGCATTCCCGGTGAGCAGCACACGCTCGGTATTATCATGGTAGGCGAGTTTCTGTTGCGCGACGGATGGCGTGTCCTGGTGGGAGCGCCGTGGTCCGAAAGCGATCTGCTAACGATGGTGGGTACCGAGTGGTTCGACGTCATAGGCTTCTCCGTCGGCAGCGAAAGCCGGCTTCCGCTGTTGAAGCGCGATATCCGGCGGCTCAAGTCGGCATCGCGCAATCCGCACCTGCAGTGCATGGTCGGCGGTCAGGTCTTCAGTGACGACCCGACCCTTGCCGACCAGGTGGGCGCCAATGCCATCGCTGGCGACGCCCGTGAGGCGCCGCAGATCGCCCGCAGGCTGCTTGACGCCGCGCAGCGCGCCGCGTCCGACGCACCGCTCAGGGAGGCATTAGGCGATCATGGCCAGTTCAGTGACGCCCTTCGACGCGAGTGA
- the chlG gene encoding chlorophyll synthase ChlG — protein sequence MSVSFSVQSAPARPDPKAILTLLKPVTWFPPMWAFTCGAISAGVPLSERIPLLALGIAITGPLVCASSQAVNDWFDRHVDAINEPNRPIPSGRVPGQWGLAIAIFWTALCLLVALPLGVFGVSAVGIALLFSWGYSAPPFRFKRNGWIGNTAVGFTYEGLAWVTGAGIMLGNQVPPVPLLLLATLYSIGAHGIMTLNDFKAMEGDQRMGVNSLPVLLGADGAARVASLIMLLAQAAVIALLGSWNRPWHAFAIGLLSLVQAIMMWRFVQLPRERALWLSALGVPFYVSGMMVAAFAVRTLPIIAEASK from the coding sequence ATGAGCGTCAGTTTTTCTGTACAGTCTGCGCCAGCGCGCCCGGATCCCAAAGCGATCCTGACGTTGCTCAAGCCGGTGACGTGGTTCCCTCCGATGTGGGCGTTCACGTGCGGTGCGATTTCCGCCGGTGTGCCACTGAGCGAGCGCATCCCCCTGCTGGCGCTCGGCATCGCCATCACGGGGCCGCTGGTGTGCGCGTCCAGCCAGGCTGTCAATGACTGGTTCGATCGGCACGTCGACGCAATCAACGAACCGAACCGCCCGATTCCGTCGGGGCGTGTTCCCGGTCAGTGGGGTCTCGCGATCGCCATCTTTTGGACCGCGCTGTGCCTGCTCGTTGCGCTGCCGCTGGGTGTGTTCGGTGTGTCCGCCGTCGGTATCGCGTTACTCTTTTCGTGGGGCTATAGCGCGCCACCGTTCCGTTTCAAGCGCAACGGCTGGATCGGCAACACTGCCGTCGGCTTCACGTACGAAGGTCTGGCTTGGGTGACTGGTGCCGGCATCATGCTCGGCAACCAGGTGCCGCCCGTGCCACTCCTTTTGCTCGCCACTCTGTACAGCATCGGCGCCCACGGCATCATGACGCTGAACGATTTCAAGGCGATGGAGGGCGATCAGCGCATGGGCGTGAATTCGCTGCCCGTGTTGCTCGGCGCTGACGGCGCCGCTCGGGTGGCCTCGCTGATCATGCTGCTGGCGCAGGCTGCAGTGATCGCGTTGCTGGGGTCGTGGAACCGGCCATGGCACGCGTTCGCGATCGGCCTGCTCTCGTTGGTCCAGGCGATCATGATGTGGCGCTTCGTACAGTTGCCTCGTGAACGCGCACTGTGGCTGAGCGCGTTGGGTGTCCCGTTCTATGTGAGTGGCATGATGGTCGCCGCCTTCGCGGTGCGCACGCTGCCGATCATTGCCGAGGCCAGCAAGTGA
- the hemA gene encoding glutamyl-tRNA reductase has protein sequence MLISIAIDFRQADVATRERFHLSEDRLTQLYRTARSEIVTEAALISTCNRTELYAWVDSDDPKVVDRAVQTLARRWMRTRGEGTELLLTATRRLGEDAARHVVRIAAGLESQVLGDGQILGQLKAAYKRASRGHSAGPVLHRLFETALRAGKRVQTETSLTAGRNSVGAEAAITANQRFGNLENARCLLVGAGKTGARAAKQLHKLGARDLVIVNRTFETAKELAKFVGGRAAPFETRHVEAAMADVVIVATGSEVPVITAGGLSQAREACAASGYALLLMDLSLPRNIDPRVTEQTGITLVDLDTLHQPILTAETMRRDAVPIANGICEDEINSFMQWIANMPARDAIKPLREALEDVARREVAFASKDAGVAERTASRIVAKLLAGPMAALRRAVQRGEPLDAQAMMLLEMFSPAAAPEPRAVRAPRAAAPKPVVEHAPAPHVAPRERRPSMVLSPEQFT, from the coding sequence ATGCTGATATCGATCGCGATCGATTTCCGTCAGGCCGACGTCGCTACTCGTGAACGCTTCCATTTATCGGAAGATCGTCTCACGCAGTTGTACCGCACGGCCCGCAGCGAGATCGTCACTGAAGCCGCGCTGATTTCCACCTGCAACCGTACCGAGTTGTACGCGTGGGTGGACAGCGACGATCCGAAGGTGGTAGACCGTGCGGTCCAGACGCTGGCGCGCCGTTGGATGCGCACGCGCGGCGAAGGTACCGAGTTACTGCTGACGGCTACGCGAAGGCTGGGTGAAGACGCCGCCCGACACGTGGTGCGCATCGCGGCGGGGCTCGAATCGCAGGTGCTTGGTGACGGACAGATTCTCGGACAGCTGAAGGCGGCATACAAGCGTGCCTCGCGCGGCCATTCGGCCGGTCCGGTCCTCCATCGCCTGTTCGAGACGGCACTGCGCGCCGGGAAGCGCGTACAGACGGAAACATCGCTGACCGCGGGTCGCAATTCGGTCGGAGCCGAGGCGGCGATCACGGCGAATCAGCGTTTCGGGAATCTCGAGAATGCGCGTTGTCTGCTGGTCGGTGCCGGCAAGACTGGCGCGCGGGCGGCGAAGCAGCTGCACAAGCTGGGCGCGCGCGATCTGGTCATCGTGAACCGCACGTTCGAAACGGCCAAGGAGCTCGCAAAGTTTGTCGGTGGACGGGCGGCGCCGTTTGAAACGCGACACGTGGAAGCCGCGATGGCCGACGTGGTGATCGTGGCCACGGGCAGTGAAGTGCCGGTCATCACGGCAGGTGGGTTGAGCCAAGCGCGCGAGGCGTGTGCCGCATCGGGCTACGCGCTGCTACTCATGGATCTGAGTCTGCCGCGTAACATCGACCCACGCGTGACCGAACAGACGGGCATCACGCTGGTGGATCTCGACACGCTGCACCAGCCGATCTTGACCGCTGAGACGATGCGACGGGATGCGGTACCTATCGCGAATGGCATCTGCGAGGACGAGATCAATTCGTTCATGCAGTGGATCGCCAATATGCCGGCCCGCGACGCGATCAAGCCGCTGCGCGAAGCGCTCGAGGATGTGGCCCGTCGCGAAGTCGCGTTTGCCTCGAAGGACGCCGGTGTGGCCGAGCGTACGGCATCGCGCATCGTGGCCAAGCTACTGGCTGGCCCCATGGCTGCGCTGCGTCGCGCCGTTCAGCGTGGCGAGCCGCTCGATGCACAGGCGATGATGTTGCTCGAAATGTTCTCACCGGCTGCCGCTCCCGAGCCCCGCGCCGTGCGGGCGCCGCGCGCGGCCGCCCCCAAGCCCGTCGTGGAGCACGCGCCGGCGCCGCATGTCGCGCCCCGTGAGCGTCGTCCGTCGATGGTTCTTTCACCGGAGCAGTTCACGTGA
- a CDS encoding geranylgeranyl diphosphate reductase gives MNDVPQLDVYDVLVVGGGPAGATAAHELAMAGRSVMLLDRAGRTKPCGGAVPPQLLRDFNVPESLMVARIDTARIISPTWRTVDIPVGDGYVGMVDRDVFDEWLRTRAAQAGAERHVGTFTNFARGADGIPVISYTDGKSRGGEVRQVRARMVIGADGALSPVARQCIPNSHKAKHVFAYHEIVKSPVAGGGENFGAARCDVYYQAPLSPDFYAWVFPHGATTSIGTGTLQKGFGLKDAVAKLRQETGLDQVETLRKEGAPIPIKPLPQWDNGRDVVLAGDAAGVVAPASGEGIFYAMTGGRFAAEAVLAALATGNAKALRGARRRFMRMHGPVFAVLDIMQTFWYRNDNRRERFVAICRDRDVQQLTFDGYMNKQLVKAKPLAHVRIFFKNLAHLTGLATA, from the coding sequence ATGAACGATGTGCCACAGCTCGACGTGTATGACGTCCTTGTCGTCGGTGGCGGCCCCGCCGGCGCGACCGCGGCGCACGAGCTCGCGATGGCGGGCCGTTCGGTGATGCTCCTGGATCGAGCGGGACGTACGAAACCGTGTGGCGGGGCCGTTCCGCCGCAGCTGCTGCGTGACTTCAACGTGCCTGAATCCCTGATGGTCGCGCGGATCGATACGGCGCGCATCATTTCGCCGACCTGGCGCACGGTGGACATCCCCGTGGGTGACGGATACGTCGGCATGGTCGATCGCGACGTGTTCGATGAATGGCTTCGTACACGCGCCGCACAAGCGGGCGCCGAGCGACATGTCGGTACGTTCACGAACTTCGCGCGTGGTGCCGACGGCATCCCCGTGATCAGCTACACCGATGGCAAGTCACGCGGTGGCGAGGTGCGTCAGGTTCGCGCCCGGATGGTCATCGGGGCCGACGGTGCGCTCTCCCCGGTGGCACGCCAGTGCATCCCGAATTCGCACAAAGCCAAGCACGTGTTCGCCTATCACGAGATCGTGAAGTCGCCGGTGGCTGGCGGCGGGGAGAATTTCGGAGCGGCGCGGTGCGACGTGTATTACCAGGCACCGCTGTCGCCGGACTTCTACGCGTGGGTGTTCCCGCATGGCGCGACCACCAGCATCGGCACCGGCACGCTTCAGAAGGGCTTCGGCCTCAAGGATGCGGTGGCGAAGCTGCGTCAAGAGACGGGTCTCGATCAGGTGGAGACCCTCCGCAAGGAAGGCGCGCCGATCCCGATCAAGCCGCTGCCGCAGTGGGACAACGGCCGCGACGTGGTGTTGGCGGGCGATGCGGCTGGCGTGGTAGCGCCAGCCAGTGGCGAAGGGATATTCTACGCGATGACCGGCGGCCGGTTCGCGGCAGAGGCCGTGTTGGCGGCCTTGGCGACGGGCAATGCCAAGGCGTTGCGTGGGGCGCGTCGGCGCTTCATGCGCATGCATGGACCGGTGTTCGCCGTGCTCGACATCATGCAGACGTTCTGGTATCGCAACGACAACCGCCGCGAACGTTTTGTCGCGATCTGTCGCGATCGGGATGTGCAGCAGCTCACCTTCGACGGTTACATGAACAAGCAGTTGGTGAAGGCCAAGCCACTCGCTCACGTGAGAATCTTCTTCAAGAATCTCGCGCATCTCACCGGTCTCGCGACCGCGTGA
- the bchF gene encoding 2-vinyl bacteriochlorophyllide hydratase — MTMPTNASDAPIAPAGSRSSSPQAPRTGLYTPEERLRRDATPWTLVQGILAPVQFLVMAVSVALVLRYLNTGNGLAAANISVVIKTFVLYTIMVTGAIWEKVVFGKYLFAEAFFWEDVVSMGVIALHTAYLAGLVLHWPPRTLMVLALVAYGTYAVNAIQFVLKLRAARLQEADSLRRAALA; from the coding sequence ATGACTATGCCCACCAACGCCTCGGACGCGCCCATCGCGCCCGCCGGCTCCCGTTCCTCGTCGCCTCAGGCGCCGCGGACCGGATTGTATACGCCCGAAGAACGCCTGCGACGTGATGCCACGCCGTGGACGCTCGTTCAGGGCATCCTTGCGCCTGTCCAGTTTCTGGTCATGGCCGTGTCGGTTGCGCTGGTCCTCCGGTATCTCAATACCGGAAATGGACTCGCGGCCGCGAACATCTCCGTCGTCATCAAGACGTTCGTGCTTTATACCATTATGGTGACGGGCGCGATTTGGGAGAAAGTTGTCTTCGGCAAGTATCTCTTCGCCGAGGCGTTCTTCTGGGAAGATGTGGTCAGCATGGGCGTCATCGCCCTCCACACCGCGTATCTCGCCGGCCTCGTGCTGCACTGGCCTCCGCGCACGCTCATGGTGCTCGCCCTCGTCGCGTACGGCACCTATGCCGTGAACGCCATTCAGTTCGTGCTCAAGCTGCGGGCCGCCCGTCTGCAGGAAGCCGACTCTCTTCGCCGGGCCGCGCTCGCATGA